The Salvelinus alpinus chromosome 25, SLU_Salpinus.1, whole genome shotgun sequence genomic sequence AGTCCACCCATATGCTTATGGCAGTAGTAAAGCAAAAAAAGGAGGAATATGACATTTCCAAGCTTTTCAGCGGCTAATAGCTGCTGTGAAAAAGATTGTAAGCACAATAGTCACACCCCAGGATAAGCTAAAAGCTTAGAGACTGGGCGTAACCGACATGCCCCAGTTAGAGACTGCACCACAGTTATGGATAATCTGTATCACTGTCGGGGCATTGGCAGGCTGAAAGTGGCAAAGGGACCGTAACAAGATTAACCTTCTCTCCGTCCAAAAGGGCACAGGACCGTGGAAAACTGATTGTAGGGAGGAACAATCTGTATAGTCACACAACATCTCCACGATAAAAATGCACCAACTGTAAAACCAGAGTGTGCAGAAACAGCTGGCACTCTTTTCCAAGAGTCTCGTGcctgccttaaaaaaaaaaagacgccTGTGCCCCGAAAGCTAAAGCATCTGGGTGAGGATGGAGAATTGCTTTTTCTCTCTAGGATATAAGCCCTGCATGACAATAGCTGCCAGGACTGGTCGTGGGCAGGGTTGTAACTGCTGACCGGGAAATCACTTGTCAATGAGGGCTCGAAGAGTAGCAAGGAAAGCATGTGGTCACCATGTTATGGGATGGGGTCTCCACTACTGGATCGTCGCTTCTACCAGGCTACAGTAAGTCAATCTGGAAAAATACGGGAAGCAGGCTTTCTCGGGAAAGAGCAACCAGCGCCATGATGTATGACGTCAGGCAATATATCTGAAGGACAGTTACATAACTGGTATATCTTGGCCCTGTTCCATGGAGGAGGGTTGTCATGAGCAAAGATAGTTACTCAGCCACCCGTGTGATGGGGAGGTAGAGCAGGCAGCGGCCCAGTTGCGTGAACCAATCGCTGTAAAAACATGACGGGGAAAAGCCTAAGCTTTGTGGGCTCGGGAGTACCAGATAGCTGTCTGGGGCTCTGAAGCCTGTGAGGGTGCGGTCCACCCGTCTTTTCCCTGAGACCCAGAAACTAAAGTAAGGAATAACTATACTGACTGATTTCTAGGTCAATGGAGAGTGTTCTCCATAACAGAGCTAAGTCGTCTTCGCCAAGTGGAGTAAAGAAAATGCCCCTCAGAATCCCGAAGAGAGAGTGTAGGGCAGAGAGCTGTAAGCCTTGCTGCACTTCATACATCCCataggagggatagaggagcCGATCCTTGCTCTGGCTGCAGCGTAAGACTGCTTCCCTATAGGTTTGGCCTGGTCTTGGCAGACTGCAGCGTCGCCAGGGACCTCAGTCCCCCAAGGCCAGCTTGTTGCTACCTCCCAACTGTGAGGCTGGGACGAGCTGCAGAAGCCAATGGGCTGCCACGGTGCCTGAGTCTGCGGGGCAAGCAGAAATTGAAGGCTTCAACTCCTTTTTGCACATGTCACACTTCTGCCACATAGAAGCGACGGTGACCCTAAACAACTGGGGCATCCAGGAGGTAAATTTTCCCTTTGTCTGTTAAGCTGGATAACCTCAGCTAAAGTGCCCTTTCTCCCACCACGGCTAGGCTCATGGTACAACCACAGCCTTGGATGGCACTACAGGAGGAATGGAGGCTCAGGTCTGTAATCATTCAGATCTCTTCCAAAGCATCTGGGTCTAGGGTCTCCTAGTTCAGTTGCTTCCCCACCTCCTCCAGTAACTCAGTAATAAGCCAACAATAAAGAGGTCATGTTGAGGGCTTTGTACGTTTTCTGAAAAACGGAGGCAGTAAAGTGCTCCGCTTTCCTAGGGAGTGAAGCGCTGGTGTTGTTAGTAGCACAACGAAAGGGGCTGAAGTGTCGAGCCAGTGACAGCTCCACCGTGGGAGCGTTGCCTAACCCGGATTCCTTTATATTGTGCATGTCCAGCTCCGGGGTACGCTTAGCAAGAATCCTGCGAGTTAGGGGTTTATTCCACAAGCTCTTATTTTCCCTGAGGCAAGCTGGTACTGCGGGAAGCAGTTTCTTTATCGGGCTGTATGGGACTGGAGTCGCTTCCCATCGTTCAGGTCACTTAAAGACCTGATCCCCTACAGAAGACGGCCACTCGATGTTGAGTCAGGCTGCGATCCACTTGCAGACATGAAGGAGCCCAAACTCCACTCGAGGAGGGGCAGCTCCACTGCTCTCGGGCCATCAGGTGTGTGGGCCTGAGAGGGCGGGAGAATGGGGTCGTCAGCGCAGGAGTTGTGGACTATCTCGAGGAACTCCATGAGATTAATTCCATTGTCATCCTCTTCATCCCCTAGCTTGCCTTCCACTGACACTAGTCAAGTCTATCCATGACCTTGCCCTAACTGGGCTCGTTTACTGAGAGCTGGGCCTCAGCTGTCGCTGTTGGCTCGGAGGCAAGAAGGGCTATCGAGATAGATGCACGTTTCAGCTTCCTCTTCTGACCTGGAGCTGTATCCACAAAATGCCTCAGAGTAGAAAATTGGTCATAAGTGCTgagaatagagacattttacCTCTACTATTACGGGAAAAATTAAAGCTATGTGAGACTTGTGATACATGAAGCCTCTTTAGTCATAAGAGTTGCACCTAGTCCCACCTAGCATATTCTAGCTAGCAGCTGCTTCCCCttacgaaaaaagattgcagtcagagcGCAGTTTAACTGTAGTACAATGCAGTATAAATGCAGTTAAAGTGCAGTCTAACtacagttattctgcaattactgcatccaaaatacGTCCAAAATAAAACATCCAAAATACCAGTCGattgcagttactgcacttttactgcagtttccaAACGGCAATCTTTTTTTGTGTAAGGGTCATGGTGAAGGTGTGCCGTGGCTAGTGACCTGCTGGCTGAAGGAAACCGAGTGACAGAGTTAGCCTTCAGAAAGAGTGCTCCCGTGACCGACGGTGCCGTGAAGGCAGAGAGGGTTGGTCTAGCTAACAGAACGGGTGAACGAGACTAGGGAGCTAGCAATGCTACTATGTTGCAGGTAAGGTATTCTAGTGAGGCTTCTCAGCAAGCTAGCCAAGTTAGCCGTAGCCTTGCAGCATTGGCTAACCGAGTCTCAATAGCTAGCAGTGACACTGGCTACCAACAGAGACTGAGAAGAAGAAATTGGAATTTCTACTCAAAAGCAAAAACTATCCGGTTAGTACTCAACTTCTCGACAGGATCTGAAGAATTACGCTCAGCGGCGATATCCTTcaacccacatgaaaaaatactacagtttactgtaGAATGCTACAGTATTACTATgtaattctgtagtaaactgtagtatactgtagaattcaATACTACACACtttagtatccctcgatcatgtgtagtacttactatagaatgttatATTATACTTGATCATACttttgtaaatactacagtattatccacaaaaaaacactagcaaaaacactacagtctgtGGTAACTGGTTTGAGCTGGACCCTGTGGTTGAGGCAGATCAGGGACAGGGTGCGGCCATGCTGCGTCAGCAGTGGAAACTGGCCCCCCTACAGGGCTGTCCCTTATGCATCCACATGGACAGGTGTGCCACAGTGAGATGGACAGGTGTGGCGCTGTGGTGTGCCACTGTGGGACATCAATATTGATGTTCCAACACCACGCAGAGATCTGAGATAAGTCTTTAACAACACACTGACTCATCTGATCCCACGGTGAGCCCTACCCTGCTGCGTCATGGGACAGAGTGGTAGGAGACCCTGATGGGATTAAGCACTAGGGAAGGCCagtcagtgacacacacacacaccattacacacacagcaacatgtaATTGGGGCACTTTTTGAATTTGACCTTCAAAGTATCCAGGATGTAACCTTTGGTGTAATAAGGTCACTGTCAGGGGATCAGCACTGTGTCAACTGATGAGTCGAATGATCATCACTGTGAATATTGTAAATAGAGATGATCAAGCTGTGTCTTTGTCATCAGATTTCTATTGATGTTCAATGGTGGCAATAATGTAGCCTGTTCATGTTTCATAAGTTCAGCTCCAAAACCTGCATGGACGCCTAAAAACTGatgctgcgtcccaaatggcaccctattccctatatagcgcattACGCTTTACCATAGCCAtatgggctttggtcaaaagtagtgcgctatgtagATAATAACGTGCCATTGGGACACAGCCTGATAGAGGCAATCAGACTGCTACCTGAAACTACTACAGCAGGGGAGTAGTACTAATTTATTGTGTAGCAATGCTGACTGAGAGGACAACTTGTGTATCctacacacaccatacaccagAGACAGACTACTGTACATGATTTATGATATGACCAACACAGTGAGCAGGGATGGCTGTTACTGAATTCTCTCACATGCACCACCAAGCAGACTGGAGGGTAAACCTGTTTTATGACCCTATGACACACACGCCATCCCTATGGTCAGCACATAATTGCAGTTCTTTGAAGCACATACCAAATAACATTAGTACTGGCTGCAAACCTAACAATGGACAAAGCAATGtcccctcggtctctctctcttcacactatCTTTTTGTCCCACCCCCTCACTGTCATGTGCTGCCTAGCAACTGCCACCATAAataatatgtctgtgtgtgtctgcggtgtgtgtgtgtgtggatgaatcTCTCCTTCTGTATACTATTTTGTATTGTCACCGTGCCAACTAAGATCTTCTCCCTTGAATAGGATTTTATCTCTAGTGCCTGTATGTATTTGAATTCATTAGGAACCaaaactctcttctctctccccaccacggacagacagacagactacacaAGGCCTAGCTCAGAAGACCCACCATGGCGTCCAACAACACAGCAAGCATCGCCCAGGCCAGGAAACTGGTAGAGCAGCTGAAGATGGAGGCCAACATCGACAGGATAAAGGTGAGACATTAGGCCTATATCACTGGCTAAGAGGATAAAGGACGTAACAGATATAGGAGAAATCTGTAGCATCCCTGCCCAAAAAGATATAGCAACCTTACCGATATAGGAGGCATCAGTTGCCCTTTACATTACAGCATGGGAGACAGCGTAACATTGTGATTGTATGGTAACAACAGGTTATAGTTTCCATTTTATTAGCACTTTAGTCTATGAGTTAATGTAAAAGTACCGACCAATCTATTGTGTGGAATCTAactcaaactgtgtgtgtgtgtgtgtgtgtgtgtgtgtttgtgtgtgtgtgtgtgtgtgtgtgtgtgtgtgtgtgtgtgtgtgtgtgtgtgtgtgtgtgtgtgtgtgtgtgtgtgtgtgtgtgtgtgtgtgtgtgtgtgtgtgtgtgtgtgtgtgtgtgtgtgtgtgtgtcctgctctCTTTCATTACAGGTGTCCAAAGCAGCAGCAGACTTAATGTCCTACTGCGAAGCCCATGCCAAAGAGGACCCCCTCCTGTCGCCGGTGCCCGCATCCGAAAACCCTTTTAGGGAGAAGAAGTTCTTCTGTGCCATCCTGTAAACAGGATGTGGTTTATTTGGTCTGCTCATCTTGGGACATGAACGAGGACGTTCAATACGTAGACATCTTCTAACAGGAGGGCTTGGTGA encodes the following:
- the LOC139553178 gene encoding guanine nucleotide-binding protein G(I)/G(S)/G(O) subunit gamma-2, coding for MASNNTASIAQARKLVEQLKMEANIDRIKVSKAAADLMSYCEAHAKEDPLLSPVPASENPFREKKFFCAIL